One Cohnella candidum genomic region harbors:
- a CDS encoding thioredoxin family protein, with translation MLFFDYKSLQAQVNQRTLAANYEAYALEERQLSFLNGREEPVDVLVLAHDWCGDVVANLPLFGKIADRTDKLRLHIQNRDPDNQDIA, from the coding sequence ATGTTATTTTTTGATTATAAATCCTTACAAGCGCAAGTGAACCAGCGAACATTGGCGGCGAATTACGAAGCTTACGCGCTGGAAGAGCGGCAATTGTCTTTCCTGAACGGCCGGGAGGAACCGGTGGACGTGCTCGTGCTGGCGCACGATTGGTGCGGGGATGTCGTCGCGAATCTTCCGCTGTTCGGCAAGATCGCGGATCGCACGGATAAGCTGCGTTTACATATCCAGAACCGCGATCCGGATAATCAGGATATTGCGTAA
- a CDS encoding LLM class flavin-dependent oxidoreductase: MKFALFSLIMNIPNSVTGESLSDHEKLLNVLKQAELAERLGFDAYGVGERHGPPFLSSSPPVVLTAIAARTKRIRLLTTVTVLSVLDPVRVAEDYATLDHLSEGRLEIIIGKGNDPRHYPLFGILEEQQWDSLAERYKLLRRLWQEEKVTWEGKYRPPLHEVTVLPRPFQRQIPIWHGSASSQISTELAAQYGEPLFSSNTFHPQEKYKALINHYRERFAYYGHDPRKAIVGAGAGSLYLADTPEEAIKRFRPYYEAQFSTPASQHNQSPFKDLEDHIARGSMLVGNPESVVQKILDYQQAFGNEVLSISVDGLSESEQREQLERFAEEVAPILRREVRSSVWNRS; encoded by the coding sequence ATGAAATTTGCGCTGTTCAGCTTGATCATGAATATTCCAAACTCCGTTACCGGGGAATCGTTGTCGGATCACGAGAAGCTGCTTAACGTTCTGAAACAAGCCGAATTGGCGGAACGACTCGGATTCGACGCATACGGCGTAGGAGAGAGGCATGGACCGCCCTTTCTATCCTCGTCGCCTCCCGTCGTGCTTACGGCAATCGCGGCCAGAACGAAACGGATCCGGCTGCTCACGACCGTTACCGTGCTAAGCGTATTGGATCCGGTGCGGGTGGCCGAGGATTATGCAACGCTGGACCATCTGTCCGAAGGCAGGCTCGAAATCATCATCGGCAAGGGCAACGATCCGCGGCATTATCCGTTATTCGGCATTCTAGAGGAACAACAGTGGGACTCTCTGGCCGAACGATATAAATTATTAAGAAGGCTATGGCAAGAGGAGAAAGTAACGTGGGAGGGCAAATACCGGCCTCCGCTTCATGAGGTAACCGTTCTGCCCAGACCCTTTCAACGCCAAATCCCGATCTGGCACGGCAGCGCTTCAAGCCAAATTTCAACGGAGCTGGCTGCGCAATACGGAGAACCTCTTTTCTCGTCGAATACGTTCCATCCGCAAGAAAAATACAAGGCGCTTATCAATCATTACAGGGAGCGATTCGCTTACTACGGACATGATCCTCGTAAAGCGATCGTCGGAGCAGGCGCCGGCAGTCTCTATTTGGCGGATACGCCGGAAGAAGCGATCAAGAGATTCCGTCCCTATTACGAAGCTCAATTCTCTACGCCTGCCTCCCAACATAACCAATCTCCTTTCAAGGATCTAGAAGACCACATCGCACGCGGCTCGATGTTGGTCGGCAATCCGGAAAGCGTCGTCCAGAAAATATTGGACTATCAGCAAGCCTTCGGCAACGAAGTACTCAGCATCAGCGTTGACGGGTTATCCGAATCGGAACAACGCGAACAGCTGGAACGTTTCGCCGAAGAGGTCGCGCCGATCTTGCGCCGAGAAGTACGAAGTTCAGTTTGGAATCGCTCATAA
- a CDS encoding DUF6044 family protein, which produces MQQAAVKLTKEKRLILISLFIILLYLSPLIVLGDNAHIRVQDNLDSNVAWYTVLTRSHELFGPLNAVIPQVMNGLPRGAYESEFRGIVWLYALFPTMTAYAISQTITRFAAFLGMYLLLKKRFLKEQDTSLIRVGVALAFALTPFWPSGMLSTLGQPLALWAFLKIRNREHSWREWTVLALLPLYSSFVLGFFFFLTAMGLLWLRDGIKKRDWNPVFFVGIAFMTAIYLAIDYRLLSGLALSSAPTSRTEFVESQNGFWYSMGLAVFNFLFGHNQVLTMHTPVILPIISIALIVVFNQKSQKVHKRILYLIGFNFALSLWYAFWFYKAWEPLKQRFSILTMFNFGRFHYLHPLTIYVSFALALYILWMLGGKWQKRVRFYVVAQVILLLFCNDEIVYRVYGQPSVKQFYAVNQFQQIRDYIGLPQESYRVASIGLHPSIAQYNGFYTLDSYVNYYPLTYKHEFRQIIAKELDKSPDLQTYFDQWGSRCYLFVSELGKNYEFTKNSIVKINHLQLNTAVLKAMGGKYILSAVPIMNAEEEGLQLLNIFDDPQSAWRIYLYEAK; this is translated from the coding sequence ATGCAACAGGCAGCTGTAAAACTCACCAAAGAAAAGCGTCTTATTCTTATTTCCTTATTCATTATTTTGCTCTATTTATCGCCTCTTATCGTTCTAGGCGACAATGCTCACATCCGCGTTCAAGACAATTTGGATTCCAACGTCGCTTGGTATACGGTACTGACACGGAGCCATGAGCTGTTTGGACCCCTGAACGCGGTTATTCCCCAAGTGATGAACGGATTGCCGCGAGGCGCTTATGAGTCCGAATTCCGAGGCATCGTATGGCTTTATGCGTTGTTTCCCACCATGACCGCCTATGCGATCAGCCAAACGATTACGAGGTTCGCTGCTTTTCTCGGTATGTACTTGTTGCTCAAGAAGCGCTTTCTTAAAGAGCAAGACACCAGCCTTATACGAGTCGGTGTTGCCCTTGCGTTTGCCTTGACTCCATTCTGGCCTTCGGGCATGCTGAGCACTTTGGGACAGCCCTTGGCGCTTTGGGCTTTTTTGAAAATACGCAACAGAGAGCACTCCTGGAGAGAGTGGACAGTATTGGCTCTCCTGCCTCTATACTCCAGCTTTGTCCTGGGTTTCTTCTTCTTCTTGACGGCGATGGGTCTGCTGTGGCTCCGGGATGGGATCAAGAAACGCGATTGGAATCCAGTGTTCTTCGTGGGTATCGCGTTCATGACTGCGATTTACTTGGCCATTGATTATCGGCTTCTTTCAGGGCTCGCCTTATCGAGCGCCCCCACCAGTCGAACGGAGTTCGTTGAATCACAGAACGGTTTTTGGTATTCCATGGGTCTCGCGGTTTTTAATTTTTTATTCGGTCATAATCAAGTTTTAACGATGCATACCCCGGTCATATTGCCTATCATCAGCATTGCGCTCATTGTTGTGTTCAATCAAAAAAGCCAAAAAGTCCATAAAAGAATTCTTTATCTGATCGGATTCAATTTCGCATTGTCCTTATGGTACGCCTTCTGGTTTTACAAAGCGTGGGAGCCGTTAAAGCAACGTTTCTCTATATTGACTATGTTTAATTTCGGCCGGTTTCATTACCTGCACCCGCTCACGATTTACGTCAGCTTTGCGCTTGCTCTGTACATCCTTTGGATGTTAGGCGGGAAGTGGCAAAAGAGGGTGCGTTTTTATGTCGTTGCGCAAGTGATACTCCTTCTCTTTTGCAATGACGAAATCGTTTATCGCGTTTACGGTCAACCGTCCGTCAAACAATTTTATGCCGTTAATCAATTTCAACAGATCAGAGATTATATCGGGCTGCCTCAAGAATCATATCGCGTAGCCAGCATCGGACTTCATCCTTCAATCGCCCAGTATAACGGCTTCTATACGTTGGATTCTTACGTGAATTATTATCCGCTTACGTACAAACATGAATTCCGGCAAATCATCGCCAAGGAGTTGGACAAGAGTCCGGATCTGCAAACCTACTTCGACCAATGGGGAAGCCGGTGTTATCTTTTTGTAAGCGAGCTTGGAAAGAACTACGAATTTACAAAAAATTCAATCGTTAAAATCAACCATTTGCAACTGAATACGGCCGTGTTAAAGGCGATGGGGGGCAAATATATTCTGTCGGCCGTTCCCATCATGAATGCCGAGGAAGAAGGACTCCAACTTCTGAACATCTTTGACGATCCTCAATCGGCATGGAGAATATACCTGTACGAAGCGAAGTGA
- a CDS encoding FUSC family protein: MNRLLPSNRTIKAVLAAVLSWLIANRMGSEHPFFAPLAAILCLQVTVEKSIRLGFQRILGILVGVTLASGFVHTFGTHWWSLALLLLIGLTVGQAFKFPQYTYMQIGTSALLVLTVGTQASYGIDRIVETLIGAVIAIAVNLTVIPPDFSRETEKLLHHAASDLASYYRQYSKWFRDDTPVSASEDLRRSFTTLAQDLNHTSSKLEQAMHALKFSPFTRGRRKRLEYLKLLLNTLILGCMQGVELQKNVLEASRLTDFKNTDRKRWTEFFSGLADYIEMWRDDAIPGNVPKPTMLLKILERTSMTAETYMSACWVQTRRLLQDFTNLDGMEERIFPEARLATGKESDGKSRGHDLFES, translated from the coding sequence ATGAACAGACTGCTTCCGTCTAACCGGACAATCAAAGCTGTACTGGCTGCCGTGTTGTCCTGGTTGATCGCCAACCGCATGGGATCGGAGCATCCGTTTTTTGCACCGCTGGCCGCCATTCTGTGTCTCCAAGTCACGGTTGAAAAATCAATCCGATTGGGATTTCAACGCATACTGGGTATTTTGGTCGGCGTGACTCTGGCAAGCGGCTTTGTTCATACATTCGGAACGCATTGGTGGAGTCTGGCCCTTCTTTTGCTGATTGGACTAACGGTCGGCCAAGCGTTCAAATTTCCCCAATATACCTACATGCAAATCGGCACCAGTGCATTGCTGGTGCTCACCGTCGGAACCCAAGCGAGCTACGGCATTGACAGAATCGTGGAGACGTTGATTGGCGCCGTGATCGCGATTGCCGTCAATCTAACGGTCATCCCTCCGGATTTCAGCCGAGAAACCGAAAAATTGCTCCATCATGCGGCTTCGGACCTTGCTTCGTACTATCGCCAATATTCGAAGTGGTTCAGAGACGATACCCCAGTGTCTGCTTCAGAAGACTTAAGGCGCTCCTTTACAACATTGGCGCAAGATTTGAATCATACCTCGTCGAAGCTCGAACAAGCCATGCACGCCTTAAAATTCAGTCCATTTACCCGTGGGAGAAGAAAACGACTCGAGTATTTGAAGCTGCTTCTAAATACGCTGATCCTCGGATGTATGCAAGGCGTGGAACTTCAGAAAAACGTGCTTGAAGCCTCCAGGTTAACCGACTTTAAAAATACGGATCGTAAGCGGTGGACGGAGTTCTTTTCCGGTCTAGCTGATTATATCGAGATGTGGAGAGATGACGCAATCCCGGGAAACGTTCCGAAACCGACCATGCTGTTGAAAATTCTTGAACGTACATCGATGACGGCGGAAACCTACATGTCCGCGTGTTGGGTTCAAACGCGCCGGCTATTGCAGGATTTCACCAATCTTGACGGTATGGAGGAGAGAATATTTCCCGAAGCGAGGCTCGCGACCGGTAAGGAATCGGACGGAAAAAGCCGCGGCCATGACCTGTTCGAAAGTTAG
- a CDS encoding aminopeptidase — MDYFESMLNKYAELVVKVGVNVQVGQVLIVHAPLETAPFTRLIVAKAYEAGAKYVIVEWDDEEIARIRYEKASDDSFDYYPQWLADSMVRFAEEGGAILHIKVPNPDLFQGIDSAKVSAAVKSAAVARKEYSAYTRNSRISWSLIKAPTRAWASKVFADLPEERRVEAMWEAIFKMVRVNTEDPVAAWREHIDHLKTRQNLLNAKRYKSLHYRAPGTDLRVELPEGHIWRGGGGENEKGVYFVANMPTEEVYTMPHRAGVNGTVRSTLPLNLNGRLVEGIALTFKDGKVVAYEADSGREHLTSLLETDEGASYLGEAALVPHDSPISNLNRIFYNTGIDENASCHFALGSAYPVNLEGGTKLSSEQLMERGANVSLTHVDFMIGCAELDIDGELPDGTVEPVFRQGNWAI; from the coding sequence ATGGATTATTTCGAATCCATGTTAAACAAGTATGCAGAACTCGTCGTTAAGGTTGGCGTCAATGTTCAAGTCGGCCAAGTGCTGATCGTACACGCGCCGTTGGAAACGGCTCCATTTACGCGGCTGATTGTCGCAAAGGCATATGAGGCAGGAGCCAAATACGTCATCGTGGAATGGGACGACGAGGAGATTGCCCGCATCCGATACGAGAAAGCGTCCGACGATTCTTTCGACTATTATCCGCAGTGGTTAGCAGACAGCATGGTTCGTTTCGCCGAAGAAGGCGGTGCGATCTTGCATATCAAAGTGCCCAATCCGGATCTGTTCCAGGGAATCGATTCCGCTAAAGTATCGGCGGCGGTCAAGTCGGCCGCTGTCGCAAGAAAGGAATATTCGGCCTATACGCGCAATAGCCGAATCAGTTGGTCGTTAATCAAAGCTCCTACGCGCGCGTGGGCAAGCAAAGTATTCGCCGACCTTCCGGAAGAGCGGCGGGTGGAAGCCATGTGGGAAGCGATTTTCAAAATGGTACGGGTGAATACGGAAGATCCGGTCGCCGCTTGGCGAGAACATATTGATCATTTGAAAACAAGGCAAAATCTTCTGAACGCGAAACGGTACAAGAGTCTCCATTATCGAGCGCCGGGTACGGACCTGCGGGTAGAGTTGCCTGAAGGCCATATTTGGCGGGGCGGAGGAGGAGAGAACGAGAAAGGCGTATACTTCGTGGCGAACATGCCGACGGAAGAAGTGTACACGATGCCGCATCGAGCCGGCGTGAACGGGACCGTCCGAAGCACGCTGCCTCTCAATTTGAACGGCAGGCTTGTCGAAGGAATCGCGTTGACGTTCAAAGACGGCAAAGTGGTTGCTTACGAGGCCGATTCGGGTCGTGAACATCTGACGTCGCTGTTGGAAACGGATGAAGGCGCATCCTATCTTGGAGAAGCCGCGCTTGTACCGCATGATTCCCCGATATCGAACTTGAACAGAATCTTCTATAATACCGGCATCGACGAAAACGCATCCTGCCATTTCGCTCTTGGAAGTGCTTATCCCGTGAATCTGGAAGGCGGAACGAAGCTATCCAGCGAACAATTAATGGAGCGCGGCGCCAATGTAAGCCTTACGCATGTTGACTTCATGATCGGTTGTGCAGAGCTGGACATCGATGGAGAACTGCCCGACGGAACCGTCGAGCCTGTTTTTCGCCAAGGGAATTGGGCTATCTAG
- a CDS encoding RDD family protein, whose product MHASEPAGFWIRLGAILLDALIIGLPLTIISMIITGNGISSHQFLSDTLTFLYALLIPIIWNGYTVGKRICGIRIAKIADGGPPGLGTMLLRNVVAGVVYGITFGVATIVSAIMVGVREDKRSLHDFIAGTEVIRD is encoded by the coding sequence TTGCATGCAAGTGAACCGGCTGGCTTTTGGATTCGATTGGGAGCGATTCTTCTTGACGCACTCATCATCGGCTTACCTCTGACGATCATATCCATGATCATTACCGGAAACGGAATATCAAGTCATCAGTTTTTATCCGATACATTGACGTTTCTGTATGCATTGCTTATCCCAATCATTTGGAACGGTTATACGGTCGGCAAAAGAATATGCGGTATTCGTATCGCTAAAATCGCCGACGGAGGGCCTCCGGGCCTGGGGACGATGCTCCTTCGCAATGTAGTTGCCGGCGTTGTTTATGGCATAACTTTTGGCGTTGCCACCATCGTGAGTGCCATTATGGTCGGAGTTCGTGAGGATAAACGGTCGCTTCACGATTTTATTGCAGGTACGGAAGTCATACGCGATTAA
- a CDS encoding lipoprotein: MKRGRSFIIILFTALVLSACGSSGPNDVAQPSASPSLQAETTPEPSPIPQTSLFGEVQSGGSIIQAYTFNGQLTDAVFRRHTSLPYGVYVPKFMDQRELAEGVEWGYGEPRNSFAIMDGNLFRPDFQTADPDLAAYKEYLGSDRSDPAMEYDYFSFQGESNELIIRFAYSSDEKNNAQKLFLSMITSIRETHASEDFKAGVFLTYDESMLDETQKTVLQCALASMDAIIAKDAKAFSKSLESQELAEALSFLIDEGKSYRFEKLDSISELDENKYNVSVFYKALSKEGFLFHSGYMFTVRKNKAGEWNVANID; this comes from the coding sequence ATGAAAAGGGGTCGAAGTTTCATCATTATCCTATTCACCGCACTCGTGTTATCCGCATGCGGGTCGTCCGGGCCGAACGACGTTGCTCAGCCATCAGCAAGTCCGAGCCTGCAGGCAGAGACGACCCCCGAACCCTCGCCAATCCCGCAAACTTCCTTATTCGGCGAGGTTCAGTCCGGCGGCTCGATCATACAGGCGTATACGTTCAATGGCCAATTGACGGACGCCGTTTTCCGCAGACACACATCGTTACCGTACGGAGTTTACGTTCCGAAATTCATGGATCAACGAGAGTTAGCGGAGGGGGTAGAATGGGGCTATGGAGAGCCTAGAAACTCTTTCGCTATTATGGACGGCAACTTGTTCCGTCCGGACTTTCAGACAGCCGATCCCGATTTGGCAGCTTATAAAGAATACTTGGGATCGGACCGGAGCGACCCGGCGATGGAATACGATTACTTCTCGTTCCAGGGCGAATCGAATGAGTTGATCATCCGCTTTGCCTATTCATCCGACGAGAAAAATAATGCGCAGAAGCTGTTTCTATCCATGATTACGTCGATTAGGGAGACGCATGCGAGCGAGGATTTTAAAGCCGGCGTGTTCTTGACTTACGACGAATCGATGCTGGACGAAACTCAGAAAACGGTTCTGCAATGCGCGCTGGCGAGCATGGACGCGATCATCGCCAAGGACGCAAAGGCATTCTCGAAATCGCTGGAATCACAAGAATTAGCGGAAGCGTTAAGCTTTTTGATTGATGAAGGAAAATCGTACCGTTTCGAAAAGCTGGATTCGATTTCGGAGCTGGACGAAAACAAATATAATGTCAGCGTTTTCTATAAGGCGCTTAGCAAAGAGGGTTTCTTATTTCATTCCGGCTACATGTTTACGGTCAGAAAAAACAAAGCCGGCGAATGGAATGTCGCGAATATCGACTAG
- the gtfA gene encoding sucrose phosphorylase, whose product MALKNQVQLITYPDSLGGDLKSLNQVLNAHFTDIFTGGVHILPPFPSSGDRGFAPMTYLEIEPAFGTWEDVRAIGERFDVLVDLMVNHISQKSEYFQDFLQNGRDSQYADLFLTLDKLWPDGEPVQEDIDKMFLRRPRPYSTFTIQKNGEQEKVWTTFGKTDPSEQIDLDIQSEMTKELLAAFFRNFSKNNVKIVRLDAVGYVIKKLGTSCFFVEPDIYGFLDWIMDLAKSHNIELLPEVHAHYSIQFKLAERGYWIYDFVLPYRILATLVTRSGGALADYLRNRPSNQFTMLDCHDGIPIIPDLDDLFDTNEARTVVEKCLQRGANLSLILGEEHKAPDGFDVHQINGTYYSVLGCDDDAYLAARAIQFFAPGIPQVYYVGLLAGENKNERVSQTGDGREINRHNYTVEEIGQSLDKDVVQRLLQLIRFRNQYDAFNGEFKVMDTSEEIKMRWKKGDTACELFVDLRTMRSVIQYTDENGSLAEYIV is encoded by the coding sequence ATGGCACTGAAAAATCAGGTGCAGTTGATCACGTACCCCGATTCGCTCGGCGGGGATTTAAAATCGTTAAACCAAGTGCTGAACGCTCATTTTACCGACATCTTCACGGGCGGGGTCCACATCCTTCCTCCCTTCCCTTCTTCGGGAGACCGCGGCTTCGCGCCGATGACCTATCTGGAAATCGAGCCGGCTTTCGGAACATGGGAAGACGTTCGGGCGATTGGCGAACGTTTCGATGTACTTGTCGACTTGATGGTTAACCACATTTCTCAGAAATCGGAGTACTTCCAGGACTTCCTTCAGAATGGTCGCGACTCGCAATACGCGGACCTCTTCCTCACGTTGGACAAGCTGTGGCCGGACGGCGAACCCGTTCAGGAAGATATCGACAAGATGTTCCTGCGTCGGCCGCGGCCTTATTCGACCTTTACGATCCAAAAAAACGGCGAACAAGAAAAAGTCTGGACCACGTTCGGCAAGACGGATCCTTCCGAACAGATCGACCTGGACATCCAATCGGAAATGACGAAGGAGCTTCTGGCCGCCTTCTTCCGGAACTTCAGCAAGAACAACGTCAAGATCGTTCGCTTAGACGCGGTCGGTTACGTCATCAAGAAGCTGGGCACCAGCTGCTTCTTCGTGGAACCGGACATTTACGGCTTCCTCGATTGGATCATGGACCTGGCGAAGTCGCACAACATCGAGCTGTTGCCGGAAGTGCACGCCCACTATTCGATCCAGTTCAAATTAGCCGAACGAGGATATTGGATTTACGACTTTGTCCTGCCCTATCGGATCCTCGCAACGCTGGTGACTCGCTCCGGCGGAGCTCTCGCCGACTATCTGCGGAACCGTCCTTCCAATCAGTTCACCATGCTCGATTGCCATGACGGCATTCCGATCATTCCTGATCTGGACGATCTTTTCGATACGAATGAAGCCAGGACAGTCGTGGAAAAGTGCCTGCAGAGAGGCGCCAACCTCAGCTTGATCCTAGGTGAGGAACATAAAGCTCCGGACGGCTTCGACGTGCATCAGATCAACGGAACTTACTACTCGGTTCTCGGCTGCGATGACGACGCTTATTTGGCCGCTAGAGCGATACAATTTTTCGCTCCCGGCATTCCGCAGGTTTATTACGTCGGGCTGTTGGCCGGCGAGAACAAGAACGAACGGGTCTCGCAAACGGGCGACGGACGCGAAATCAACCGTCACAACTATACAGTGGAAGAGATTGGACAATCGCTGGATAAGGATGTCGTACAACGGCTTCTGCAGCTGATTCGGTTCCGTAACCAGTACGATGCGTTTAACGGGGAGTTCAAGGTGATGGACACTTCGGAAGAAATCAAGATGCGATGGAAAAAAGGAGATACAGCCTGCGAGCTCTTCGTCGATCTTCGCACGATGCGGTCTGTTATCCAGTATACGGACGAAAACGGAAGCTTGGCTGAATATATCGTCTAG
- a CDS encoding DUF378 domain-containing protein, with product MGKIALTLVIIGALNWLLVGLFEWDLVSALFGGDSHRESSWFSRIVYTLVGLSGLISIRYLFADDARVRT from the coding sequence ATGGGCAAAATCGCGTTGACGCTTGTGATCATCGGAGCGTTGAATTGGCTTCTTGTCGGCTTGTTCGAGTGGGACCTGGTCTCGGCATTGTTCGGGGGAGATTCTCATCGGGAATCCTCTTGGTTCAGTCGAATTGTTTATACTTTAGTCGGGCTTAGCGGGTTGATCAGTATCAGATACTTATTCGCGGATGATGCAAGGGTAAGAACGTAA
- a CDS encoding glycosyl hydrolase family 18 protein, with product MVFLFLEKNATNLQPMRLTIGKSIMASGRYTIIKRKIFAAFMVFILAASLYPRHVSFGKENGNFKVMGYFSESPALMDSVDDAVQFDGMTHLIYAFLKPASDGSLYPIGKPERLKELVDKSHAHGVKVVIAVGGVYYGKERLEGHFEALAGNDEALGRFTREVRDFVEAYNLDGVEIDWEYPNAKSSDEFERVILALKEVLSPMGKTLSAAVAAAVSANSKAEYIQSVTDTALKNLDWLNIMAYDLKGGEHSPYWLADVSIQYWKKRGVSADRIVVGIPLYARPSWKQYRHIVALDKANAYLDFVPGDKSDSYNGLNTIRQKTRLSLNKGGGIMFFDIQEDTRDETSALKAALDMIHRYELNKPDDYFIVVDNRELLYSPEEKLGMPYTDVQNRLQIPVRKALETIGAKIEYEHASRTVTAILEDTTVKIRIGSDILEVDGNKVTMDTKAAIKDGLTYLPLRWVYESFGYKVIWYESSKSVLVSKN from the coding sequence GTGGTTTTTTTGTTTTTGGAAAAAAATGCAACAAACCTGCAGCCTATGCGTCTAACGATTGGAAAATCGATTATGGCTTCAGGGAGGTATACGATTATTAAAAGAAAGATTTTTGCAGCCTTCATGGTGTTTATCCTCGCGGCGTCCCTTTATCCTCGGCACGTTAGTTTTGGCAAGGAAAACGGCAATTTTAAAGTCATGGGATACTTTTCCGAATCCCCCGCGTTGATGGATTCAGTTGATGATGCTGTTCAATTTGACGGAATGACCCACCTGATCTACGCTTTTTTAAAGCCGGCTTCGGACGGTTCTCTCTATCCCATTGGCAAGCCCGAAAGATTAAAGGAACTGGTGGATAAGAGCCATGCGCATGGAGTGAAAGTCGTCATCGCCGTCGGAGGGGTGTACTACGGGAAAGAGCGGCTGGAAGGCCACTTTGAAGCGCTTGCCGGCAATGACGAAGCCCTTGGACGGTTTACCCGGGAAGTGCGGGATTTCGTTGAGGCCTACAACCTGGATGGCGTGGAGATTGACTGGGAATACCCCAATGCCAAATCTTCGGACGAGTTTGAACGTGTTATTTTGGCCCTGAAAGAAGTTTTGTCCCCCATGGGCAAAACCTTGAGCGCGGCCGTGGCGGCCGCCGTCTCGGCAAATTCGAAAGCAGAATACATACAATCCGTGACCGATACAGCCCTTAAGAATTTGGATTGGCTGAATATCATGGCTTACGATTTGAAGGGAGGGGAGCACAGTCCCTACTGGTTGGCGGATGTATCCATACAGTACTGGAAAAAGAGGGGCGTGTCCGCGGACCGTATCGTTGTCGGCATTCCCTTGTACGCCAGACCAAGCTGGAAGCAATACAGGCATATTGTGGCTTTGGATAAAGCCAATGCTTATCTCGATTTCGTGCCGGGCGATAAATCGGACTCCTACAACGGTCTCAACACGATCCGTCAGAAAACAAGACTCTCTCTGAATAAAGGCGGCGGCATCATGTTTTTCGATATACAGGAAGACACCCGGGATGAAACCAGCGCTCTGAAAGCTGCATTGGATATGATCCACAGGTACGAACTAAATAAGCCCGACGATTATTTTATCGTGGTGGACAATCGCGAGTTGCTGTACTCGCCGGAAGAGAAATTGGGAATGCCTTATACGGATGTTCAGAATCGACTTCAGATCCCGGTAAGGAAAGCGCTGGAGACCATTGGAGCCAAGATCGAATACGAACATGCCTCTCGTACGGTCACTGCCATTCTTGAAGACACAACGGTTAAGATCCGTATCGGAAGCGATATATTAGAAGTAGACGGTAACAAGGTGACGATGGACACCAAAGCAGCGATAAAAGACGGGCTGACCTATTTGCCCTTGCGCTGGGTATATGAAAGCTTCGGCTACAAGGTGATCTGGTACGAAAGCAGCAAAAGCGTTCTGGTGAGTAAAAACTAG
- a CDS encoding Rieske (2Fe-2S) protein → MKGWIQAGTVDELHQQGPKLIKGGIVVFHHEGHVHALDNRCPHLGFPLHMGSLCNGILTCHWHHARFDVCGGGTLDPWADDVPVHEISIDDGMVWVNPNSRNGNQVQIYKDRLLNGLEQNIGLVIAKAIVGLIEAGVTETEIAAIGIEFGVKNRSQGWGSGLTILTAMANVLPKLDKQGRILALYHG, encoded by the coding sequence ATGAAGGGATGGATACAGGCGGGAACGGTAGATGAGCTACACCAACAAGGTCCGAAACTGATCAAAGGGGGCATCGTTGTATTCCATCACGAGGGCCATGTGCACGCGCTTGATAACCGTTGTCCCCATCTCGGTTTTCCGCTTCACATGGGAAGTTTATGCAACGGAATTTTGACTTGCCATTGGCACCATGCCCGGTTTGACGTATGCGGCGGCGGAACGCTTGACCCGTGGGCGGACGATGTTCCCGTTCACGAGATATCCATTGATGACGGCATGGTGTGGGTGAACCCCAATTCCCGTAACGGCAATCAAGTTCAAATATATAAAGACCGCCTTCTGAACGGCCTTGAGCAAAATATCGGCCTCGTCATCGCCAAAGCGATTGTCGGATTAATAGAAGCGGGCGTTACCGAAACGGAAATCGCAGCGATCGGGATCGAATTCGGTGTGAAGAACCGCAGTCAAGGATGGGGCTCCGGATTGACGATTCTGACTGCGATGGCGAACGTTCTGCCGAAGCTTGATAAACAGGGCCGTATATTGGCGTTATATCATGGTTAA